A genomic region of Thermodesulfovibrio aggregans contains the following coding sequences:
- a CDS encoding OmpH family outer membrane protein — protein sequence MKKFLFVVFAFVLTLSIASVACAELKIGVVDIIRVLNESEEGKKAVAQLQSMLEERQKTLEEKQKKLQELKEEFEKKRSVLSEDARKAKEEEIERLSRELQRTAADYQVELQKKQNEFTQSMFKEIRQLINEYAQKEGYSLILEKADQIILFTTPEVDITDKIISIYNQKMSQQKGKK from the coding sequence ATGAAGAAGTTTTTATTTGTTGTGTTTGCCTTTGTTTTAACATTGTCGATTGCTTCAGTTGCCTGTGCGGAATTAAAGATTGGCGTAGTTGATATCATAAGGGTTTTGAATGAATCAGAAGAAGGTAAAAAAGCTGTAGCCCAACTTCAGAGTATGCTTGAAGAAAGGCAGAAAACTCTTGAAGAGAAACAGAAAAAACTGCAGGAGCTTAAGGAAGAGTTTGAAAAAAAACGCTCTGTTTTAAGTGAAGATGCAAGAAAGGCAAAAGAAGAAGAAATTGAACGCCTTAGCAGAGAACTTCAAAGAACAGCAGCAGATTATCAGGTAGAACTGCAAAAAAAACAGAATGAGTTTACACAAAGCATGTTTAAGGAAATAAGACAGCTAATTAATGAGTATGCTCAAAAGGAAGGTTATAGTCTTATACTTGAAAAAGCTGATCAGATAATTCTTTTTACAACTCCTGAAGTGGATATTACTGATAAGATAATATCAATTTATAATCAAAAAATGTCTCAGCAAAAAGGGAAAAAATGA